From Toxorhynchites rutilus septentrionalis strain SRP chromosome 2, ASM2978413v1, whole genome shotgun sequence, a single genomic window includes:
- the LOC129765086 gene encoding ubiquitin carboxyl-terminal hydrolase 47 encodes MVCAEDEALCIIKDPLEGAKQRKFIVTVRSHYTVANLYEHVALSTVYPDFELVLPIDEKDNTTELTLHDKRRMKLSDAGIKFGVRNTVIIIPKGLDYSSPNISIETEMSFDDDLAVGASASPVESSNYNMPAPPPLPAPLFDSTVRPVDKQYTLRHNGEHSQSASHNYRGLVNQAMTCYLNSLLQALFMTPEFRNALYNWEFDGKDEAKSIPYQLQKLFVNLQTSPKSAVETTDLTRSFGWDSAEGWQQHDIQELCRVMFDALEQKFKNTKQADLINRLYEGKMIDYVKCLECNTEKKREDKFLDIPLPVRPFGSTVAYESIEEALRAFVQPEILEGNNQYHCETCDKKCDAHKGLKFTKFPYILTLHLKRFDFDYKTFHRIKLNDKVTFPQALNLNNFVNAVPQVGNKCTMLSTETVNGVNGGLPGIQMETAENFMKTFDECSTTDSGSALEEDSSFQNGTSVSSTTTTPNDHFITQDDDEGIDMELNGDCKSPSTSNFDAPGPYEYELFAIMIHSGSASGGHYYAYIRDFTSCHWYSFNDQTVSSITQDDIQKSFGGGSSKTYYSGAYSSSTNAYMLMYRQRDSDKNSTPISEDEFPEHIKSLVSKIRMADAERSKFDSDMRVKVYFANPKTRNIESYKMYLLNESSLAETLEEAYRCLNVKGVVPIERCRLVAYDRQREVIEKSFEGDEDKLIGDVLRQLERSNELLLETREEHEVFEPYLPDGVMTKLYRVDICSRDVDGPISIRASKNQTVLDYKMIIARKFLLNPKSITLALNEYKNGSRILLDNEATLRDEGFIEYCKVFVTVNNAEDTDFPNKFRQVASKLDHVIALYFVLPKMDPDTLKNMYIPRFVPKPLSQAPPATMNGCASDAQMASNDSNSEDSSLSDNDRTLVEDDVHAQLNGDVSNLHFTNGVSTNGFTSGDDDDEEESYLMECRKNDYYFKVTPANFQSPAAETGTEDDSGSSSSSSESEKVIKVLIDKRASHGCLKYRLQSYLNVPMEYFKLFKNSGVSQQEITVLKEELNTYTDGDRLTIELGRVLRKGEYKVNIYYFNLNEMTEDAEKLPLLCPWIVRNGQLVGNIKRDILAHLAAGDSKYSTLTYERCRLRKKFWKSISKVCTDDQKIGDNVQLTSSSDMILQEVDDLASVTPSHYNDVVIMVRRWLPSERKLAKIDEILFPNKCELKSLLSKLSGIPDDNLEYFKLQRRDSVSLLELHDLPQWTSMPMRSDLCDSDLQDGNMLYYRDKTEVLLELTAEERKELTKKDIRSSSTYSPRKERALKIYVDASPKKADD; translated from the exons CTCACTTTGCACGATAAACGACGCATGAAGTTGTCTGATGCCGGCATCAAATTTGGCGTTCGTAACACGGTGATTATTATCCCCAAAGGCCTAGATTACTCATCACCG AATATTTCAATAGAAACAGAAATGTCTTTCGACGACGATTTAGCAGTGGGTGCTTCGGCAAGTCCCGTTGAGTCGTCCAATTACAACATGCCCGCACCGCCACCGCTTCCGGCACCGCTGTTCGACAGCACGGTACGGCCGGTTGATAAGCAATACACGTTGCGTCACAATGGGGAACACTCGCAGAGTGCGTCCCACAATTACCGTGGCCTGGTTAATCAGGCGATGACCTGCTACCTGAACAGTCTCCTGCAGGCGTTGTTCATGACGCCCGAGTTTCGCAACGCGCTGTACAATTGGGAGTTTGATGGCAAGGATGAGGCTAAATCTATTCCCTACCAGCTGCAGAAGTTGTTCGTCAATCTTCAGACATCTCCGAAGTCGGCCGTGGAGACGACTGATTTGACGCGAAGCTTTGGATGGGATTCAGCTGAAGGTTGGCAGCAGCACGACATCCAGGAGCTCTGCCGCGTCATGTTTGATGCGCTCGAGCAGAAATTCAAAAATACCAAACAAGCCGATCTCATCAACCGGTTGTATGAGGGTAAAATGATCGATTATGTGAAGTGTTTGGAGTGCAACACTGAGAAAAAACGTGAAGATAAGTTCCTGGATATCCCGTTACCGGTGAGACCGTTCGGGAGTACCGTCGCATATGAAAGCATCGAGGAAGCACTCCGAGCTTTTGTCCAGCCGGAAATACTCGAAGGCAACAACCAGTATCACTGCGAAACATGCGATAAAAAGTGCGATGCCCATAAAGGACTTAAGTTTACCAAGTTTCCGTATATTCTCACCTTGCATCTGAAGCGATTCGATTTCGACTATAAGACGTTTCATCGAATCAAATTGAATGATAA GGTCACATTTCCGCAGGCATTGAACCTAAACAACTTTGTTAATGCGGTCCCTCAAGTGGGCAACAAATGCACGATGTTATCGACCGAAACGGTCAATGGAGTCAATGGTGGGTTACCGGGGATCCAAATGGAGACAGCTGAGAACTTTATGAAGACTTTTGATGAGTGCAGCACTACAGATAGTGGTTCAGCTCTGGAGGAAGATTCCTCTTTCCAGAACGGCACATCAGTATCATCGACGACTACCACTCCGAATGATCATTTCATCACGCAG GATGATGACGAAGGCATCGATATGGAGCTGAATGGTGATTGTAAGTCACCTTCTACTAGTAACTTCGACGCCCCTGGTCCCTATGAGTACGAGCTGTTCGCCATTATGATCCACTCCGGTAGTGCATCTGGTGGGCATTACTATGCGTATATCAGGGATTTCACAAGTTGTCACTGGTATTCCTTCAATGATCAAACTGTTTCATCG ATCACTCAAGATGACATACAGAAGTCATTCGGCGGTGGTTCATCCAAGACGTACTATTCTGGTGCCTACAGCTCGAGCACAAACGCATACATGCTGATGTATCGGCAGCGTGATTCGGATAAAAATTCAACCCCAATTAGCGAGGATGAATTCCCGGAACACATAAAG AGCTTGGTGTCCAAAATTCGCATGGCAGATGCTGAACGCAGTAAATTTGATTCGGATATGCGGGTTAAGGTTTACTTTGCCAATCCGAAGACCAGAAATATCGAGAGCTACAAAATGTACCTATTGAATGAGAGCAGCTTGGCCGAAACCCTGGAGGAAGCCTACCGCTGTCTGAATGTGAAAGGAGTCGTCCCGATCGAACGCTGTCGTTTGGTGGCCTACGACCGTCAGCGAGAAGTGATCGAGAAGAGTTTCGAAGGAGATGAAGATAAATTG ATCGGTGATGTGTTAAGACAGCTAGAGAGAAGTAACGAGCTTTTGCTGGAAACTCGAGAGGAGCACGAAGTGTTCGAACCGTACTTACCGGACGGTGTTATGACCAAACTTTACAGGGTGGATATCTGCAGTCGAGATGTGGATGGACCGATTTCGATCCGTGCTAGTAAAAATCAAACCGTGCTAGATTATAAAATGATAATAGCACGTAAGTTCCTGCTTAACCCCAAAAGCATCACTTTGGCACTCAATGAGTATAAGAATGGCAGCAGGATACTGTTGGATAATGAGGCAACTCTTCGCGATGAAGGATTCATAGAGTATTGTAAAGTATTTGTTACCGTGAATAACGCAGAAGATACAGACTTTCCCAATAAGTTCAGACAGGTTGCGTCGAAACTGGATCACGTCATTGCTCTGTATTTCGTTCTGCCCAAAATGGATCCAG ATACTTTAAAGAATATGTATATTCCCCGCTTCGTTCCGAAGCCCCTGTCGCAAGCACCCCCAGCAACAATGAACGGATGCGCCTCGGATGCTCAAATGGCAAGCAACGACAGCAACAGCGAGGATAGTAGTTTGAGTGACAATGACCGAACGCTGGTGGAGGATGATGTACATGCACAACTCAACGGAGATgtcagtaatttacattttaccAACGGGGTCAGCACCAATGGTTTCACCAGCGGGGACGATGACGATGAGGAGGAATCATATCTAATGGAGTGCAGGAAGAATGACTACTACTTCAAAGTGACTCCCGCAAACTTCCAGAGCCCAGCGGCGGAAACAGGGACAGAGGATGACAGtggcagtagtagtagtagcagtGAGAGCGAAAAAGTTATCAAG GTGCTGATCGATAAACGCGCCAGTCATGGCTGTCTGAAATATAGATTGCAGTCCTATCTGAATGTACCGATGGAGTATTTCAAGCTGTTCAAAAATTCCGGTGTTTCACAGCAAGAAATAACCGTACTCAAGGAAGAGCTCAATACATATAC cgatggagatcgctTGACGATCGAACTTGGTCGCGTTCTGCGTAAGGGCGAGTACAAGGTCAACATATATTACTTCAACCTGAATGAAATGACTGAGGATGCGGAGAAATTGCCCCTGTTGTGTCCCTGGATCGTCCGGAATGGGCAGTTGGTGGGAAACATCAAACGTGATATCCTGGCACATCTTGCCGCTGGTGATAGCAAATACAGCACGCTGACGTACGAGCGCTGCCGGTTGCGTAAAAAGTTTTGGAAGAGCATTTCCAAGGTGTGCACAGATGATCAGAAGATCGGGGACAATGTGCAGCTGACTAGCAGTTCAGAT ATGATTCTTCAAGAAGTAGATGACCTTGCTAGTGTGACACCCTCCCATTACAATGATGTTGTAATTATGGTCCGAAGATGGCTCCCGTCAGAGAGGAAACTCGCGAAAATTGATGAAATCTTATTTCCAA ataaGTGTGAACTGAAAAGTCTTCTGTCCAAGCTGAGTGGAATTCCCGATGATAACTTGGAGTACTTCAAGCTGCAGCGGCGGGACTCAGTTTCACTTCTTGAACTTCACGACCTCCCACAGTGGACGTCAATGCCTATGCGCTCCGATCTATGTGATAGTGACCTCCAGGATGGTAACATGCTGTACTATAG AGATAAAACCGAAGTTTTGTTGGAGTTGACGGCCGAAGAACGGAAAGAGCTCACGAAAAAGGACATTCGCAGCAGTTCTACCTATTCGCCCCGGAAGGAACGTGCGCTTAAAATTTACGTGGATGCATCTCCAAAGAAGGCTGACGACTGA
- the LOC129766699 gene encoding uncharacterized protein LOC129766699 produces MEVKRMRVTNCKQFELMVARMEAHPAVAKGLKFCEASRITRESYLEIWNDLTTGLNSLGPPTRSVHEWQKVWTDFKLKVKRKLAHNKRETEATGGGPNQFINLSSTEEAVVNLLSLDCAVYQSGLSSLMSSSLEIPIPPMNDVNEQGSQLDELQTDDIENAKNNRNHESQNRRKREILDNTDNRLNMLVEQTKYLKRMVANSEECARYARKTFKLKEQQAKECQAYKLRKEKQRQEELQYKIQLLEYKKKKLCLLERQAGKNED; encoded by the exons ATGGAAGTGAAACG AATGCGAGTGACAAACTGCAAGCAGTTCGAACTTATGGTGGCCCGGATGGAAGCACATCCTGCTGTAGCGAAGGGACTAAAATTTTGCGAAGCTTCGCGAATAACGAGAGAATCCTATTTGGAAATTTGGAACGATCTGACCACTGGCTTGAATAGTCTCGGACCTCCGACGCGGTCGGTTCATGAATGGCAAAAG GTTTGGACAGATTTTAAATTAAAAGTAAAACGCAAGCTCGCACATAACAAACGCGAGACAGAAGCGACTGGTGGCGGACCCAACCAATTCATAAATTTATCATCGACAGAGGAAGCGGTAGTAAATTTGTTGTCTCTCGATTGCGCGGTTTACCAATCAG GTTTATCCAGTCTTATGTCATCATCACTGGAAATACCAATACCCCCGATGAACGATGTGAATGAGCAAGGCTCTCAGTTAGATGAGTTACAAACAGACGATATTGAGAACGCAAAGAACAACAGAAATCATGAAAGCCAAAACAGACGCAAGCGTGAAATTCTCGACAATACAGACAACCGCCTAAATATGTTAGTTGAGCAAACAAAGTACCTCAAGCGAATGGTTGCAAACTCCGAAGAATGTGCCCGTTATGCAAGGAAGACGTTCAAGCTCAAAGAACAACAGGCCAAGGAATGTCAGGCGTACAAGTTGCGAAAGGAGAAGCAGAGGCAGGAGGAGTTGCAATATAAAATACAGCTGTTGGAATATAAAAAGAAGAAGTTATGTCTACTAGAACGCCAAGCAGGGAAGAATGAAGACTAA